In Edaphobacter dinghuensis, a genomic segment contains:
- a CDS encoding YtxH domain-containing protein, with translation MSDNDNGVGGLGWFLAGLGVGALVGVLYAPKAGKETREDLVASALDAKERAAVLAQQGKERAADLAAQGKQQVSDYVDRGKEYYDRGRSQWAEYVEKGKGLVQEQQGKVSAAIDAGKDAYANATKDLGKA, from the coding sequence ATGTCAGATAACGACAACGGTGTAGGCGGGTTGGGTTGGTTTTTGGCTGGTTTGGGCGTAGGCGCCCTCGTAGGTGTTCTCTACGCTCCCAAAGCCGGCAAAGAGACGCGCGAAGACCTGGTAGCGAGTGCGCTCGATGCGAAGGAGAGGGCAGCCGTCCTGGCCCAGCAGGGTAAAGAGCGCGCCGCCGATCTGGCAGCGCAGGGCAAACAGCAGGTCAGCGATTATGTCGATCGCGGCAAAGAGTATTATGACCGTGGCCGCAGCCAGTGGGCCGAGTATGTTGAGAAGGGCAAAGGCCTGGTGCAGGAGCAACAGGGCAAGGTTTCCGCCGCGATCGACGCAGGCAAGGATGCCTATGCGAACGCAACGAAGGACTTGGGCAAGGCTTAG
- the mnmA gene encoding tRNA 2-thiouridine(34) synthase MnmA, which produces MPEQQTIAVAMSGGVDSSAVAALLRSQGYTLVGLTLQLWNQRRLSGHEGMPEAVQGRCCSIDDVYDARHVAEQLDIPYYVVNQQDRFEADVVKPFVSEYLAGRTPIPCTLCNNHLKFDQLLTTARQIGADRIATGHYARNRFDEARQRWILSRPADHSKDQTYFLFGLTQEQLSRTLFPLGEMQKPAVREMASEAGLNVATKPDSQEICFIPGGDYNAFLKAYLDEQGEDLPDSAGELVSSSGEVIGHHQGIQSFTVGQRKGLGLTSADPLYVLAIHPDSHRVTVGSNDELMSTNLRANRINWISIPELTEDIRVTIKVRHRHTPAAATLSPGPDGTVTAIFDEPQRAITPGQAAVFYQEDEVVGGGWIF; this is translated from the coding sequence ATGCCCGAGCAGCAGACCATCGCCGTAGCCATGTCCGGAGGAGTCGACTCCTCCGCCGTCGCCGCGCTGCTGCGCTCGCAGGGCTACACGCTCGTCGGCCTCACCCTCCAGCTCTGGAACCAGCGCCGCCTCAGCGGACACGAGGGAATGCCCGAAGCAGTGCAAGGCCGCTGCTGTTCTATCGATGATGTGTATGACGCTCGCCACGTAGCCGAGCAGCTCGACATTCCCTACTATGTCGTCAACCAGCAGGATCGCTTCGAGGCCGATGTCGTCAAGCCCTTCGTCTCCGAATACCTCGCAGGCCGAACCCCGATTCCCTGCACCCTCTGCAACAACCATTTAAAGTTCGATCAGTTACTCACCACGGCTCGCCAGATCGGAGCCGACCGCATCGCGACCGGTCATTACGCTCGCAACCGCTTCGACGAAGCTCGTCAGCGCTGGATTCTCTCCCGCCCCGCCGACCACTCGAAAGACCAGACTTACTTCCTCTTCGGCCTGACACAGGAACAGCTCTCCCGCACGCTCTTCCCGCTCGGCGAGATGCAAAAGCCGGCCGTGCGCGAGATGGCCTCCGAAGCTGGCCTCAATGTAGCCACAAAGCCCGACTCGCAGGAGATCTGCTTCATCCCCGGCGGCGACTACAACGCCTTCCTCAAGGCGTATCTCGACGAGCAGGGCGAAGACCTTCCCGACTCTGCGGGCGAACTTGTCTCCAGCTCAGGCGAGGTCATCGGTCATCATCAAGGCATTCAGAGCTTTACGGTAGGTCAGCGCAAGGGCCTCGGACTCACCTCTGCCGATCCGCTGTATGTGCTCGCAATTCACCCGGACAGTCATCGCGTCACCGTCGGCTCAAACGACGAGCTGATGTCCACCAATCTGCGCGCCAACCGCATCAACTGGATCTCCATCCCCGAGTTGACCGAAGACATCCGCGTCACCATCAAGGTCCGCCACCGTCACACGCCCGCTGCAGCAACACTCAGCCCTGGACCTGATGGAACCGTCACCGCCATCTTTGACGAGCCCCAACGTGCAATCACCCCCGGTCAAGCCGCCGTCTTCTATCAAGAAGACGAGGTTGTCGGGGGTGGTTGGATTTTTTAA
- a CDS encoding isocitrate lyase/PEP mutase family protein yields the protein MTDFVTRRTAFRKLHESGCFILPNPWDVGSARYLRSLGFKALATTSGGFAFSSGLPDAHWAVSRDQVLNHIAEIVASVDLPVNADFESGYANEPEDVAENVRLCVETGVAGLSIEDATGDREEPLYDLPLAVERIKAAKAAIKASGADVLLVARSECFLLGHPQPLAEAILRLEAFAEAGADVLYAPGATKRADIEAIVKAVHPKPVNVLLTSSAGLKVPELADLGVRRISVGSALARAAWTGFIRAAREIAEQNSMAGMDNSITFAELNGFFQKDLAQRS from the coding sequence ATGACCGACTTCGTCACCCGCCGCACCGCATTCCGAAAGCTCCACGAGAGCGGCTGCTTCATCCTCCCGAACCCATGGGACGTAGGTTCAGCCCGCTACCTCCGCAGCCTGGGCTTTAAGGCGCTGGCGACCACCAGCGGCGGCTTTGCTTTCTCCAGCGGTCTGCCCGACGCGCACTGGGCAGTCTCCCGCGATCAGGTGCTCAACCACATCGCCGAGATCGTCGCCTCGGTCGATCTGCCCGTCAACGCCGACTTTGAATCCGGCTACGCCAACGAGCCCGAAGACGTCGCCGAAAACGTTCGTCTCTGCGTCGAAACCGGCGTCGCCGGCCTCTCCATCGAGGACGCCACCGGAGACCGCGAAGAGCCGCTCTACGACCTGCCGCTCGCCGTCGAAAGAATCAAGGCAGCAAAGGCAGCAATCAAGGCCTCCGGCGCAGATGTTCTGCTCGTAGCAAGGTCGGAGTGCTTCCTGCTCGGTCATCCGCAGCCATTGGCCGAAGCCATCCTCCGCCTCGAGGCCTTCGCCGAGGCAGGCGCAGACGTGCTCTACGCGCCCGGCGCAACCAAACGCGCCGACATCGAGGCCATCGTCAAGGCGGTTCACCCCAAACCGGTGAACGTCCTGCTCACCTCGAGCGCCGGGCTCAAAGTTCCCGAACTGGCCGATCTCGGTGTGCGCCGTATCAGTGTAGGCTCCGCACTGGCCCGCGCCGCATGGACCGGCTTCATCCGCGCCGCCCGCGAGATAGCCGAGCAAAACAGCATGGCAGGAATGGACAACTCCATCACCTTCGCCGAGCTGAACGGCTTCTTTCAAAAGGACCTGGCACAACGCTCGTGA
- a CDS encoding c-type cytochrome produces the protein MLKPLFALPALLLFVPSPQQPTSASAAAPPPASAPAAATPAMPADAKTLVNPVKPTAESQAQAKKMYGYDCAVCHGENGNGKGDLAADIKPPLKDYTDPAALKDLSDGEIFYIIKNGKGQMTGEGDRLNTDGVWNMVILVRSFAKK, from the coding sequence ATGTTGAAGCCTTTGTTCGCTCTTCCCGCTCTCCTGCTCTTCGTCCCCTCGCCCCAGCAACCGACCTCCGCATCCGCAGCCGCACCTCCGCCTGCGTCTGCACCCGCTGCAGCGACTCCCGCAATGCCGGCCGACGCCAAAACTCTGGTCAATCCCGTAAAGCCCACGGCTGAGTCTCAGGCCCAGGCTAAAAAGATGTACGGGTACGATTGCGCCGTCTGCCACGGAGAAAATGGCAACGGCAAGGGCGACCTCGCCGCCGACATAAAGCCTCCGCTCAAGGACTACACCGACCCCGCAGCCCTCAAAGACCTCTCCGACGGCGAGATCTTCTACATCATCAAGAACGGCAAAGGCCAGATGACCGGCGAAGGTGACCGTCTGAACACCGACGGCGTTTGGAACATGGTCATCCTTGTACGCTCCTTCGCCAAAAAGTAA
- a CDS encoding cation:proton antiporter, whose translation MTLTLTNFLGLLGGLLVLAFVTNRFSRRTRVPDVIVLLICGIVLGPVLHWIHADRFPELIRGVGTVALILILFAAGLELDLRRALKQFTAGMTLAILSYGLTFAGVAYFCMRVLSMERMPSLLIAAALACMSSSIILPTLDQLDLRHDLKTTLVIEASFGDGLGAIGVGVLLGLANGGSMSLHTSSGAILGSAFAMFIFKFLLAFVVAVAAGFLWVRLLPSVSDKQFWQVLTFAVVLIVYSITDAIGGSSLFAVMVFGATLASLLDPQNSMQRFGFEIIAPGHSDKIHSFHSELAFLVRSFFFVLLGAMIQFDGLKKQLLPSLGILGVFLIARILAVFCSRIVWRGASYRELEFATLLIPRGLITAVLALEVIQAAPTGLAYFPSLTFALILFTNVLILPASIRARALAPITFPATDPRSAETSAEGQAREK comes from the coding sequence GTGACTTTAACTCTCACCAATTTTCTGGGACTGCTCGGCGGCCTGCTCGTTCTCGCCTTCGTGACCAATCGTTTCTCCCGCCGCACCCGTGTGCCCGACGTCATCGTCCTTCTCATCTGCGGCATTGTTCTGGGCCCCGTCCTGCACTGGATTCACGCCGACCGCTTCCCTGAGCTCATTCGCGGAGTCGGCACCGTCGCTCTCATCCTGATCCTCTTCGCCGCCGGCCTCGAGCTTGACCTCCGTCGCGCCCTCAAGCAGTTCACCGCCGGCATGACGCTGGCCATCCTCAGCTACGGCCTTACCTTCGCAGGCGTCGCTTATTTCTGCATGCGCGTCCTCAGCATGGAAAGAATGCCGTCGCTCCTCATCGCAGCGGCACTCGCCTGCATGAGCAGTTCCATCATCCTCCCCACCCTCGACCAGCTCGACCTCCGCCACGACCTCAAAACCACCCTCGTCATCGAAGCCTCCTTCGGCGACGGTCTCGGCGCCATCGGCGTGGGCGTCCTCCTCGGCCTCGCCAACGGCGGAAGCATGTCCCTGCATACCAGCAGCGGCGCTATTCTCGGCAGCGCCTTCGCCATGTTCATCTTCAAATTCCTGCTGGCATTCGTCGTCGCCGTCGCCGCCGGATTCCTCTGGGTGCGCCTGTTGCCGAGCGTCTCCGACAAGCAGTTCTGGCAAGTCCTCACCTTCGCCGTCGTCCTGATCGTCTACTCCATCACCGACGCCATCGGCGGCAGCTCGCTCTTCGCCGTCATGGTCTTCGGCGCCACACTCGCCAGCCTGCTCGATCCGCAAAATTCCATGCAGCGATTCGGCTTCGAGATCATCGCGCCAGGCCACAGCGACAAGATCCACTCCTTCCACTCCGAGCTGGCATTCCTCGTCCGCAGCTTCTTCTTCGTCCTGCTCGGAGCCATGATCCAGTTCGACGGATTGAAAAAACAGCTCCTCCCCAGCCTCGGCATTCTTGGCGTATTTCTCATCGCCCGCATCCTTGCCGTCTTCTGCAGCCGCATCGTATGGCGCGGAGCCTCTTACCGCGAACTAGAGTTCGCCACCCTGCTGATCCCACGCGGCCTCATCACCGCCGTCCTCGCCCTCGAAGTCATTCAGGCCGCCCCAACCGGCCTCGCCTACTTCCCGTCCCTGACCTTCGCTCTCATCCTCTTCACCAACGTCCTCATCCTCCCGGCATCCATCCGCGCCCGCGCTCTCGCTCCCATCACTTTCCCAGCAACAGATCCCCGATCGGCGGAAACGTCAGCAGAAGGCCAAGCGCGAGAAAAATAA
- a CDS encoding alpha/beta fold hydrolase, translated as MRFAALITLFLSCIISAPAQTMSSPTAQATQPITWPTPDGTYIIKNFRFGTGETLPELKLHYLTLGTPHRDASGHIDNAILLLHGTGGNAHSLLAPQFSNILFGPGQPLDITKFYLIFPDDIGHGQSSKPSDGLRMRFPHYDYDDMVSSQHTMLVDGLHVDHLRLIFGTSMGCMQSFVWGETYPNFADALMPMACLPVQIAGRNRMMRYMSIENIKNDPAWKNGDYTTEPVVGLRAANELLLVMGSSPLQMQKAAPTRAAAEAYADRSLARSTANTDANDFIYYLDASRNYDPSARLSTITVPVLWINSADDFINPPELGIAEKMVKLMPNAKFILIPISDATRGHGTHTQAAVWKDYMADFLNQTQPK; from the coding sequence ATGCGCTTCGCAGCTCTCATCACCCTGTTTCTCTCCTGCATCATCTCAGCCCCCGCACAAACCATGTCGTCTCCAACGGCACAGGCCACGCAACCCATCACATGGCCCACACCAGACGGCACCTACATCATCAAGAACTTCCGCTTCGGCACCGGAGAAACCCTCCCCGAGTTGAAGCTCCACTACCTCACCCTCGGCACGCCACACCGCGACGCCTCCGGCCACATCGACAACGCCATCCTCCTGCTCCACGGCACCGGCGGCAACGCCCACTCGCTCCTCGCCCCGCAGTTCTCCAACATCCTCTTCGGCCCTGGCCAGCCCCTCGACATTACGAAGTTCTACCTCATCTTTCCCGACGACATCGGCCACGGCCAGTCCAGCAAGCCCAGCGACGGCCTGCGCATGCGCTTCCCTCACTACGACTACGACGACATGGTCTCCAGCCAGCACACCATGCTCGTCGACGGCCTCCACGTCGATCACCTCCGCCTCATCTTCGGAACCTCCATGGGCTGCATGCAGTCCTTCGTCTGGGGCGAAACCTACCCCAACTTCGCCGACGCGCTGATGCCAATGGCCTGCCTCCCCGTCCAGATCGCCGGACGCAACCGCATGATGCGCTACATGTCCATCGAAAACATCAAGAACGATCCTGCATGGAAGAACGGCGACTACACCACCGAACCTGTCGTCGGTCTCCGCGCCGCCAATGAGCTGCTGCTCGTCATGGGCTCCAGTCCGCTCCAGATGCAGAAGGCTGCGCCCACCCGCGCCGCCGCCGAAGCCTACGCCGACCGCTCCCTCGCCCGCAGCACAGCCAACACTGACGCCAACGACTTCATCTACTACCTCGATGCCTCGCGCAACTACGACCCCAGCGCCCGCCTCAGCACCATTACCGTTCCCGTTCTCTGGATCAACTCCGCCGACGACTTCATCAATCCACCTGAGCTTGGCATCGCAGAAAAGATGGTCAAGCTCATGCCCAACGCAAAGTTCATTCTCATCCCCATCTCCGACGCCACCCGAGGCCACGGAACCCACACCCAGGCCGCCGTATGGAAGGACTACATGGCCGACTTCCTCAACCAGACGCAACCCAAATAA
- a CDS encoding M61 family metallopeptidase, with translation MKLRILFFSLPFLLTLPALAQKPPIQITADLSEAPRKLYHTEIEIPVSPGPLTLITPEWIPGDHRPTGPVSDITGVVFTANGQTLPWRRDDTNLYEFHVTIPVGVTTLHAHLDCIVTARVSTKLAVLEWEKLLLYPANTPVKDIPIQPSVTVPAGWGIGTALTPTGTGAPTAANTGVDEADHLTTPGATTTHYADTTVEQLEDSPVITGEYFHEFPLAPEITPKHYIDVVADAPEDSELRPELLAELSNLVRETGALYGSRHYHVYHFLLTLSDVAGGEGLEHGQSSDNGVDEKSFSDADHQLGDSDLLPHEFTHSWNGKYRRPFNLYQTDFATMQQGSLLWVYEGMTQYLGNVLAARSGLRTQEQYRDMLAMVAARQDNIRGREWRNTEDTAIAASILRGGDPAWSNWRRGQDYYFEGELLWLDADTTIRKLTNNKKSLNDFERIFLGKGGNTGPLIVPYHFDELVQDLNQVVPYDWATFLHTRITALSSNANLEGIEQGGYKLVYTDKPSKSEKTMASADKPHPGPDVWYSLGIHIKNDGTITDVRWGGPADNAKLIPGQKIIAVDGIIFSADALKAAIKQSKGNTAPIHLILQTDQFVTLTDLNYHGGERYPSLERIEGTPDYLDDITKPLTTPQSAPTTKQE, from the coding sequence TTGAAACTTCGAATCCTCTTTTTCTCGCTCCCTTTCCTCCTTACCCTTCCCGCCCTCGCGCAAAAGCCTCCCATTCAGATCACCGCCGATCTCTCTGAGGCACCTCGCAAGCTCTACCACACCGAGATCGAGATTCCCGTCTCTCCCGGCCCCCTCACCCTCATCACGCCGGAGTGGATTCCCGGCGACCACCGCCCCACCGGCCCCGTCAGCGACATCACCGGCGTCGTCTTCACGGCCAACGGTCAAACTCTGCCCTGGCGTCGCGACGACACCAACCTCTACGAGTTCCACGTCACCATCCCCGTAGGCGTCACCACCCTCCACGCTCACCTCGACTGCATCGTCACCGCTCGCGTCTCCACAAAGCTCGCCGTCCTGGAGTGGGAAAAACTGCTTCTCTACCCCGCCAACACTCCCGTCAAAGACATCCCCATCCAGCCCTCTGTCACCGTCCCCGCAGGCTGGGGCATCGGCACCGCCCTAACTCCCACCGGCACCGGAGCACCCACCGCCGCCAACACCGGAGTCGACGAAGCCGACCACCTCACCACTCCCGGCGCAACCACCACACACTACGCCGACACCACCGTCGAGCAGTTGGAAGACTCCCCCGTCATCACCGGCGAGTACTTCCACGAGTTCCCTCTCGCTCCCGAGATCACACCGAAGCATTACATCGACGTAGTAGCCGACGCGCCCGAAGACTCCGAGCTCCGCCCCGAACTCCTCGCCGAGCTATCCAACCTCGTCCGCGAGACCGGAGCGCTCTACGGCTCGCGCCACTATCACGTCTACCACTTCCTGCTCACCCTCTCTGACGTCGCCGGCGGCGAAGGCCTCGAGCACGGTCAGTCCTCCGACAACGGTGTCGACGAAAAAAGCTTCTCCGATGCCGATCACCAACTCGGCGATTCCGATCTCCTTCCCCACGAGTTCACCCACTCCTGGAACGGCAAATACCGTCGCCCCTTCAACCTCTACCAAACTGACTTCGCCACCATGCAGCAGGGCTCGCTGCTCTGGGTCTACGAAGGCATGACCCAATACCTCGGCAACGTCCTCGCCGCGCGCTCCGGCCTGCGCACACAGGAGCAATACCGCGATATGCTCGCCATGGTCGCCGCCCGTCAGGACAACATACGTGGCCGCGAATGGCGCAATACCGAAGATACTGCCATCGCCGCCAGCATCCTTCGCGGTGGCGATCCCGCCTGGTCCAACTGGAGACGCGGCCAGGACTACTATTTCGAAGGCGAACTCCTCTGGCTCGACGCCGACACCACCATCCGCAAGCTCACCAACAATAAAAAATCGCTCAACGACTTCGAACGCATCTTCCTCGGCAAAGGTGGCAACACAGGCCCGCTCATCGTTCCTTATCACTTCGACGAACTGGTGCAGGATCTCAACCAGGTCGTCCCCTACGACTGGGCCACCTTCCTCCACACCCGCATCACTGCTCTCTCCTCGAACGCCAATCTTGAAGGCATCGAACAGGGCGGCTACAAGCTCGTCTACACCGACAAGCCAAGCAAATCCGAGAAGACCATGGCTTCGGCAGATAAACCGCATCCCGGCCCCGATGTCTGGTACTCCCTCGGCATCCACATCAAGAACGACGGCACCATCACCGACGTCCGCTGGGGCGGCCCCGCCGACAACGCCAAACTCATCCCCGGCCAGAAGATCATCGCCGTCGACGGCATCATCTTCTCCGCCGACGCACTCAAAGCTGCCATCAAGCAGTCCAAAGGCAACACCGCGCCAATCCACCTCATCCTGCAAACCGATCAATTCGTCACCCTCACCGACCTCAACTACCACGGCGGCGAACGCTATCCTTCGCTTGAGCGCATCGAAGGCACACCCGACTACCTCGACGACATCACCAAACCCCTCACCACACCGCAATCCGCACCCACGACAAAACAGGAATAG
- a CDS encoding glutathione peroxidase has translation MPANLYDVPLTRITGEGASLADYRGKVLLVVNVASQCGLTPQYDALEKLYTRFKDSGLVVLGFPANDFGSQEPGTNEEIQTFCRSTFGVNFPMFSKIAVTGPDTHPLYKSLIEAQPKASGEGRASMREKLNGFLQSKHNSTANPEPGILWNFEKFLIGRNGNVVARFSPEVVPDDPAVIAAIESALASK, from the coding sequence ATGCCCGCAAATCTCTACGACGTCCCCCTTACCCGAATCACCGGCGAAGGCGCATCCCTTGCCGACTATCGCGGCAAAGTCCTGCTGGTCGTCAACGTTGCCTCGCAGTGCGGCCTCACTCCTCAATATGACGCGCTCGAAAAGCTCTACACCCGTTTCAAAGACTCCGGCCTGGTCGTCCTCGGCTTCCCCGCCAACGACTTCGGCTCGCAGGAGCCCGGCACCAACGAAGAGATCCAGACCTTCTGCCGCAGCACCTTCGGCGTCAACTTCCCCATGTTCTCCAAGATCGCCGTCACCGGCCCCGACACCCATCCCCTCTACAAATCTCTCATCGAAGCCCAGCCCAAAGCCTCCGGCGAAGGCCGCGCCTCCATGCGCGAGAAGCTGAACGGCTTCCTCCAAAGCAAGCACAACTCCACCGCCAACCCTGAACCCGGCATCCTCTGGAACTTCGAGAAGTTCCTCATCGGCCGTAACGGCAACGTAGTGGCTCGCTTCTCTCCCGAAGTCGTGCCCGACGATCCCGCCGTCATCGCCGCCATCGAGTCTGCTCTCGCATCGAAGTAA
- a CDS encoding APC family permease — protein MSFVDSLLGRPLATSEERAEHIGVAAGIPIFGLDALTSAAYGPEAAMTLLIPLGLAGVHYIVPIITAILILLGIVFFSYRQTIAAYPSGGGSYTVASENLGDGPGLLAAAALMIDYILTAAVGVSAGVEALTSADSKLLPHTLLLCLIVLTVIVIVNLRGVKDTGAAFIAPTFLFVGTLLTLVGVGVFHVITSGGHPVPVLAPPPALPATVKFLGIWLLMKAFSSGCAAMTGVEAVSNGVMAFGEPRSKKAQATLTVIIGILAVLLFGIAYLSRAYHITAMEPDASHYQSVLSILTSAVFGRGWFYYVTMASVFTALALSANTAFADFPRLARAIAAHDYLPHVFLLRGRRLLFSHGVYALTGFTTVILILFDGQTDRLIPLYAIGAFLAFTLSQAGMVVHWKNAEGGYKKHWWHMFVNGFGALATGLTTIVVLIAKFVAGAWVTALLVPVLILIMLGVKRHYTRVKREMKDMTPLNLVNLEPPIVVIPMARWDRITEKAMRFGLLLSKEIKVVHIHSDNEGDEGLEGIWDDKVLTPIRQEGLQEPELVTIPSNFRFVITPLMDYILELEDRNPGRKVAVLLPEMVVRHWWENALHGQRVQLLKLLLLLKGNQRIVVVNIPWYL, from the coding sequence ATGTCTTTTGTAGACTCCCTTCTGGGGAGACCGTTAGCAACAAGTGAAGAGCGCGCTGAACATATTGGCGTCGCTGCGGGAATCCCGATTTTTGGCCTGGATGCGCTGACGAGCGCGGCGTACGGTCCAGAGGCGGCGATGACGCTGCTCATTCCGCTGGGACTGGCGGGAGTCCATTACATCGTTCCTATTATTACGGCGATCCTGATCCTGCTGGGGATCGTGTTCTTCAGCTATCGCCAGACGATTGCTGCGTATCCGAGCGGTGGCGGATCGTACACCGTAGCGAGTGAGAACCTGGGTGATGGTCCCGGTCTGCTGGCCGCTGCGGCGCTGATGATCGACTACATCCTGACAGCCGCTGTGGGTGTGTCGGCAGGCGTCGAGGCGTTGACCTCTGCAGACTCGAAGCTTCTGCCGCATACCTTGCTGCTCTGTCTTATTGTTCTGACGGTTATCGTCATCGTGAACTTACGAGGCGTGAAGGACACAGGGGCGGCGTTTATAGCGCCGACCTTTTTGTTTGTGGGGACGCTGCTGACGCTGGTCGGGGTAGGCGTCTTCCATGTGATCACTAGCGGAGGACATCCTGTTCCTGTACTTGCGCCTCCTCCGGCATTGCCCGCGACAGTAAAGTTTCTCGGGATATGGTTGTTGATGAAGGCCTTCTCGAGCGGCTGCGCGGCCATGACAGGTGTCGAAGCGGTATCGAATGGTGTGATGGCCTTTGGCGAGCCGCGGTCGAAAAAGGCGCAGGCAACGCTTACCGTCATCATCGGTATTCTCGCTGTGCTATTGTTCGGCATCGCGTACCTTTCGCGGGCATACCACATCACGGCGATGGAGCCGGATGCATCTCACTATCAGAGCGTTCTAAGCATTCTGACATCAGCCGTATTTGGGCGCGGATGGTTTTATTACGTAACCATGGCATCGGTCTTCACCGCTTTGGCCTTGAGCGCCAATACGGCGTTTGCCGATTTTCCGCGACTGGCCCGCGCAATCGCCGCGCATGACTATCTGCCGCATGTGTTTTTGCTGCGCGGACGCCGGCTGCTGTTCTCGCATGGTGTCTATGCACTGACGGGATTCACGACCGTCATCCTGATCTTGTTCGATGGCCAGACCGATCGCCTGATTCCTCTTTATGCGATAGGCGCCTTTCTTGCCTTTACGCTCTCGCAGGCGGGAATGGTGGTGCACTGGAAGAACGCGGAGGGTGGCTACAAGAAGCACTGGTGGCACATGTTCGTGAACGGCTTTGGGGCTTTGGCTACAGGGCTGACGACCATCGTGGTTCTGATTGCGAAGTTTGTGGCCGGAGCATGGGTGACGGCGCTGCTGGTTCCTGTGTTGATCCTGATCATGCTCGGGGTAAAGCGGCATTACACGCGAGTGAAGCGTGAGATGAAGGACATGACTCCGCTGAACCTGGTGAACCTGGAGCCGCCGATTGTTGTGATCCCGATGGCGCGCTGGGACCGCATTACCGAAAAGGCCATGCGGTTCGGGCTGCTGCTCTCGAAGGAGATCAAGGTGGTTCATATCCATTCGGACAACGAGGGCGATGAGGGACTTGAGGGGATTTGGGATGACAAGGTACTCACCCCGATCCGCCAGGAAGGTCTGCAGGAGCCGGAGCTGGTGACGATCCCGTCGAACTTCCGGTTTGTGATCACTCCGCTGATGGATTACATCCTCGAACTGGAAGATAGAAATCCGGGGCGAAAGGTCGCGGTGCTGTTGCCTGAGATGGTCGTGCGGCACTGGTGGGAGAACGCCCTGCACGGGCAGCGAGTGCAGTTGTTGAAGCTGCTTTTGCTGCTGAAGGGAAACCAGAGAATCGTTGTGGTGAATATTCCCTGGTATCTGTAA
- a CDS encoding cysteine desulfurase family protein, with product MRHIYMDANATTPLLPEVFEAMRPFWIEHFGNASSIHQQGQYARAAVDHARESIAKLLRCRASEIVFTSGGTESDNLALFGTLAEGSHLITTAIEHHAVLHAAESLAARNIEVTFLPCTAQGLIEPAALEAALRPNTKLVSIMYANNETGVIQPIAELSQIVHAAGALFHTDAVQAAGKLPLDLSPRGPLKDVDLLSISGHKIYAPKGVGALFVRRSVRLAPMMHGGTHERQRRAGTENVTGVVGLGKAAELAQAWLATDSSAHLAALRDRLEQGILAQVEECGINGEGAPRVANTTNLYFDHVEAEALLIALDLKGLSVSGGSACQSGATEPSHVLTAMGLSPVRARASLRFSLSKLNTEEEVDEALKLIPAAVARLRDLSPTYKSRETILAG from the coding sequence ATGCGCCATATCTACATGGACGCGAACGCCACCACGCCTCTTCTCCCCGAAGTCTTCGAGGCCATGCGTCCCTTCTGGATCGAGCACTTCGGCAACGCCAGCTCCATCCACCAGCAGGGCCAGTACGCCCGCGCCGCCGTCGATCACGCCCGCGAGTCCATCGCCAAACTCCTCCGCTGCCGTGCCTCCGAGATCGTCTTCACCTCCGGCGGCACCGAAAGCGATAACCTCGCTCTCTTCGGCACCCTCGCCGAAGGCTCCCACCTCATCACCACCGCCATCGAGCACCACGCCGTCCTTCACGCCGCCGAATCGCTCGCCGCCCGCAACATCGAGGTCACCTTCCTCCCCTGCACCGCACAGGGACTCATCGAACCCGCCGCGCTCGAAGCCGCACTTCGCCCCAACACCAAATTAGTCAGCATCATGTATGCGAACAACGAGACCGGCGTCATCCAACCCATCGCCGAACTCTCCCAAATCGTCCACGCTGCCGGAGCCCTCTTCCACACCGACGCTGTACAAGCCGCAGGCAAGCTTCCGCTCGACCTAAGCCCGCGCGGTCCACTCAAAGATGTGGACCTCCTGAGCATCTCCGGCCACAAGATTTACGCGCCCAAGGGAGTCGGCGCCCTCTTCGTCCGCCGCAGCGTCCGCCTCGCGCCCATGATGCACGGAGGCACGCACGAACGCCAGCGCCGTGCCGGAACGGAAAATGTCACCGGTGTAGTAGGTCTCGGCAAAGCCGCCGAACTCGCACAGGCATGGCTCGCGACCGATAGCTCCGCGCATCTAGCAGCTTTACGCGACCGTCTCGAGCAAGGCATCCTCGCACAGGTAGAAGAGTGCGGCATCAACGGCGAGGGCGCGCCCCGTGTAGCCAACACCACCAACCTCTACTTCGACCACGTAGAAGCCGAAGCACTACTCATCGCGCTCGATTTGAAGGGCCTCTCGGTCAGCGGCGGCTCCGCCTGCCAGTCCGGAGCTACCGAGCCCTCCCACGTCCTCACCGCCATGGGCCTCAGCCCGGTGCGTGCCCGCGCCAGCCTTCGATTCTCGCTCTCAAAACTCAACACCGAAGAAGAAGTCGACGAAGCGCTCAAGCTGATTCCCGCCGCCGTAGCTCGGCTGCGCGATCTTTCTCCCACCTACAAATCCCGCGAAACCATTCTTGCTGGGTGA